The Silene latifolia isolate original U9 population chromosome Y, ASM4854445v1, whole genome shotgun sequence sequence TTAATCTGAATCAACCAGATATCAGTATTTTTCAGAGTATACAAATGATGCCACTTTGCCCATAGCCCCTCAGGTGGAACAAGAAGCTTCCATAACCATTTCAGAAGGAGAGAAATATTCCAGGAAAAGCTATCTTTGATATTAAACCCTCCTGCAGACCAAGGTGCACATATACTCTTCCAACTTTTGAAAACAGGTTTCCTACCATTGTTGGGAATACCCCAGAAAAAATCTTTGCAGAGTTTATTAAGTTTCTGATACACCTCAAGGAGAAGAAGAACACTAGAGCACCAGTAATTTTCCATGCCAAAGATAACATAATTAATAAGCTGAGCTTTACCAGCAAAAGAGAGAAGATGAGAAGACCAGTGGTGAACAGATTTATGAACTCTGGTGATCAAGTGATCAAACATGTTATTAGAAAGCCTTGAAGTGTGCAGGGGAACCCCTAGATATCTAAATGGAAATGAACCCAAGGTGAAACCAGAAGCATCCAAGATTTGCTGCTTCACTTCAGGAGAAACCCCTCCAAAGTAAATGCTAGTTTTATTCGCATTAGCATAAAGCCCCGAGTGAGTGGCAAAGCGAGTCAAAACCTCCTTAACAGCTTGAACAGAAGGACAATCTCCTCCAATAAAGATCataagatcatcagcaaaaatgAGTTGGGTGAGGTTTAACTTGCTACATTTAGGATGATAAGAGACCTGAGGTTGTGAGCACATTTTCCTGAGATATAAGGACAGAATTTCCATACTTAGGACAAAAATataaggagaaagtggatctCCTTGTCTAACTCCACTCTGTCCATGGAAAACCCCAGTGAGCCCCCCATTAATTTTCAAAGAAAACCAGGTATTTGTAATATGCCCCATGATCCAAGACCTAAACTTCTCAGAAAACCCAAAAAGAGTAAGCATATTAGCAATAAAGTCCCATTGCAATGAGTTAAAAGCCTTTTGGATATCAACTTTGATGAGGCATCTGGGAGAAACGTTTTTCTTGCTATACCCCTTAAAAAGGGTTTGTGAGAGCATAATATTCTCAAAAATAGACCTTCTTTTTATGAAAGCTGCTTGTTCATCACCAATAAGGGAAGGGAGAACTTTTTGCAGTTTATAAGCAAGTATTTTACTTACAGTTTTATAGAAAACTGTGCAGCAGGAAATAGGTCGAAAATCCTTTACTGAGGAAACTACCTGTTTCTTAGGGATGAGAGTAAGTAGAGTAGTGTTTGCTTGCTTGGCCATCTTCCCAGACTTTAAGAAATTATGCACTGCTTTACAGAAATCCTTCCCAACAATGCTCCAAGCAGCCATGAAAAAACCTGAGGAAAACCCATCTATCCCAGGACTGGAGTTAGAGTCAATACTAAAGACATCATTCTTGATCTCCTTACTGGTGACCTCAGAAATAAGAGCAGTTTGGTCCTCAGGTAAAAGAATATAAATTGATTCCTTCAGAAGAGGGTCAAGAGCAATGGTGTCCTTTTTTGTTCCAATGAGACTTTGATATTAGTCTGTGAAAGCCTCCCCAACATTATCCAAACCATACCTAAGGTCACCATTACAAGTTCTGATGGCAGCAATAACTTGCTGAGTTCTTCTCTCAGAGATCTTGGCAGAGAGATATTTAGAAAAGTTATCAACTTCTTAAAGGTGCTTAATCTTAGACCTCTGATGCAGAATCTTAAGTTCAATACCCCTAAGATTGCTATAACCAGCAATTAATTTCTTTTCCTCTTGAATTAGACTCTCAGAAAAAGGATCAAGGAATAGCTACTGTTGGCAATGGGATAAAGAGTGCTTAGCAGACTTTATTCGAGCAGAAATGTACCTAAATCCAGCTCTATGAAAGGCAGTCAAAGCATACTTCACATTTTTTAACTTGTCAAAGAAACAAAAAACAGGACTTCCTTTCTTCTAGGAAGACCAGGCAGCCTAAACAGTTGGGAGGAACGCATTGTGAGTTGTCCAGCTATTGAGAAAGCTAAAACGTTTAGTAATTTTTTGGTCCTCAGAAATACAAGCAATAACAAAAGAATGATCAAATATACCAGCTTCTTGAAAAAGGGCAAAAGAAGAGGGGAAAGTTGTAAGCCATGAAGGATTCACAACAACCCTATCTAGTTTAGACCATACTCTAGAAAGAGGGTATTGCTTATTAGTCCAAGTCATCTCAGCATCATTACCAGTAAGATCATCTAAAGAACAGGCATCCAGAAAAGAATTAAAATCCGTCATTTCTTGGAGAACAGGAGGAGTAGAACTCAATTTCTCAGAGGGACATCGCACAACATTTAGGTCTCCAAGGGCAATCCAAGGTTCAGAAGTGCTCCCAGCTGTAAGAGCATTCCATAAACCTTGTCTGCCAGTAGCATCATTACTACCATAAATGAAACTGACCATGAAATCCTTAGAGATTTCAAAATGGTGAGCTTTAAGAGAGATTAGCTGATCATGAACAACCTGACCACTAATAGAGAGAGTTTGGGGGTTGATGACAACCCAGATCCTTCCATTGTAATGCTTATCATAGTTACAAATAAACTTccaattactaaaattatttctAATAATATGACCAGATTTATGGGCTTTCACCCTAGTTTCAAGAATAGCTAACATGTCCACTTTATTATCCCTAAGGAAGTCTCTAACCTCCCTTTGCTTAATAGGACAACTGAACCCTCTAATATTCCAGGAAGCAATTTTCATGACTAATTAATATCTGGAGGGACAGAGTCCTGAGAGATAGCCACTGGTGAAGAACATGCTGAGTGCATTTCAAATGGACAGTCAGATGGACTAGAAACAACAAGTAAGGATGCCTGACCTAGCAAAGAGCATTCTGAGCCATCAATCCTCACAGGGTTGTCCAGAACCAACTGACAATTTTTGAGGTACCACCTAGTTCTTTAGCAGGAGAGGGAGCAATGATAGGTATAGTATTCCCTGACTTAGCAACTTTAGATCTAGAGAGTTTGCCAACATCAGTAAATTTACCTTTTTCAGTCTTCTTTGCTGATTTCTTAGTTGAACTTCCTGAGTGCTTTACAACCATAGTCTGAGGAGAGTTAATGACCAAAGAAGAGGATCTCTGACCTAGCAAAATGCATTATGAGTCTACATTCCTCTCCACTAGATCATGAACCTCCTCAGATTGGGTTGAGGTACCACCTAGTTCAACAGCAGACTCACTGTGAGAAGAAATATCCTTAGAAAGAGGCTGAAAAGAGTTTCCAGTAGTTGGGATCCCCTCTTTAGGAGCATCACAGGGTGAGATCCCCAAAGTTAAAATATTGGTGCCAAGAACCTCACAAACAGAAGTATTCAGAGGTGTAGCAGGACCAAGATGAGTTGTGCTAGTAGCAGGAGCCTCCTTAGTAGCCTTATTTCGTTTACAAGTAGAGAAGGTATGCCCTAATTTACCACAACATTTACAGAAATAAGGCAACCATTCATATATTATCCTTTGAGAAATAAGACCCAGATGAAGAGTATTAATATCTAAACGGGTAGGAAGATCTTGAGATACATCAGCCTTCACAAGAACCCTAGCTAAAGACAGCTTAGTTTTTGCAGTTGTGGCAGAGTCAGCAAAGAGAGGTTTACCCACTTTGCTAGCCTGTTTACTCAAGACAACATCAGACCAAAGGTAGGGATCCAAGCCTGGAAACAGAATCCAGATGGGAACTTTCGCAACCTTTTCCATTTCTATAGAAAAAGAAGGGCTTCATTATTTAAGAATTAAAGAGTTAGGACCCATCATCCAAGGCCCTTGTCTCAAGACCTCATTTAGTTCAGAAGCTGAGGTGAACCTAAAAGCAAACCACCCTTGCTTAAAGTATTTCATAGAGGGAGTAGCTATGTTAGCCCAACTCTTCTTAACAAAATCTTTGACCACTTTGAGAGTAGGTCTTCCTCCAAGCACATTTCCCATCAAAGTATTATCCCAAAGTTTTAACTCATCAGCATAATCAACTTCAGCGATGTCAACAACCGTAGAATGTGCACTTTGTTCACAAAAAACTAGATTCATTCCCAATTTGGATGGTGTTTTTAGGGCAATCTTCCAATTCCCCCCCATTACCAGTGCTATTATGGACATTAATCACAGAGGAAGTCGCATTATCCACAATTCTCTCCTCTAAAATCGGAGAATTAACCATCGTATCTATAGTAGAAGTATTATTTACAACTTTTGGAGAAGTATGTGTTGCAGAAGTATCAACAGAAGTATCAGGTTTAGGAACAACAACAGGATTTGTACCAATAGAAGGTTGGACATCAATTGAATGAATAACAGAGGCAGAAACAGAGCACAGAATTGGGGTACCAATAGATGATTTGGCATTAACAAGTCTAACAGAGGTAGATTTTGATCCATAAGCCTAGATAAAGCAGGAGAAGAAGCTTTACCATCGACATTAATGGCGGTTTGTATAAGATCATTAACCGTAGCAGATTTCTGCGGAAGCTGGGTTTGTATATCCTCAACCGATTCAGCCACATTTTCCACTAGTACAGTGCTCGTTACTTCCTTAATCAAACCGGAATCCATAGCTGCCTTTGTGTGAGCGAGCCGAGCTCGAGTTCTCGCCATTAAAAAGAGGAAATCAAAAAGAAAATTGAGAAAAAACAAAGGTTTTCatggaaaaagagaaaaaagcgGTTATAGAAAGAGAAAatgattttagagagagaaaacttTTGTTATTTTTTACCTTTTCAACCGACTGgccttacctttagctgatttgcgtaatatcatggtgaactgaCATCCTAGCATCTTTCTCCCTATTTGATCACACTCTATTTTATTCTTGCTAgttttaattgttgtttcttttattgttttaaatttaAGTCATTAGTTTAAAGTTAAATcgaatcaatcaaaacccccaatttgtgaccgtagacagactagataacaagtagatagcaaatgcctccctgtggatacgataccctgcTTACCACTACTGCATAAGTTTAGGCCGGTTAGGTTTTATTTTGAtaggttgcgatagccgtgtcagaaCTATCTCCCGAGAATGGCTCCACAATCAATCCAACAACCACTGTAATCACAAACCACAATCATAATCATATTACCAACAATCAATAACAGttaccaacttataatcaattatgcaaccaactgagtagggaaaccctacctgatcAGATACCCACGTAAaagcaaagaaaagcaagctagAATGCCTCCTCTACGAAATTCTCACCTATTATGATATCACACAATCAATCAACTACACATCATATGATTATCtaccccaaaacccccaaatcacccaattagggtttgcaTAACTATAACCATAATAACAAACTAACAAAGGTATAAGACTTACTGATTAAAACTACGCGGAATGAGATACAAAAACCCCAAATCGGATAACCttagccttgagagtgattagaaTAATCAGAGAAGCAGTGAACGAGGTTTTTAGATTTTGAGAAAGTGATTATAAAATGATTAGAAActgtaatactccactgaaccgaagaTGTTATTCGGGTGGGGTACTCCCTTGAAGAGGTCCTTATAGGCTTAAAAtttgactagtgcttaaagggattaaaagtactactcatatcaacaaagttcatttttttttttggttatccatgcaaaagaactctacATTTAATcatgcttggctgggagtagtcttaggatggatgacctcctgggaaggttcccggaatgtacatgagtgaggacaaaatgcgctggaaaggACCAGTGTTGATCTGTGGTCCATGTACACAGTCTGGgaagctaccgtgagtgaccgctcccgaccctaggtttggACCGGGGTGTTACAGGAACTGCTAACCACCTTTTTATACTTATCTAATTATTATAACCAAAACCGTGGAACTTAACCCGtgagaccgggtactcggtcgagtacgccctactcgatcgagttcttcactATTCGACCGAGTGCACCCAAAACAGTAGTCCGTCTAAAAGCACTCGATGACTTACTCGGTCAATTATGGCCTACTCGACTGAGTAAGCTATAACCaaaaaaccgtggtattacagtcttacctccttaaaaacgaacttcgtccccgaagttcacaccatACCTTATACAAACATGCAAAACCCAACCTACTAACCACGCAACTCAAAAGACACTAATCAAGTACCCCACCATAACCAACTATGATCACATAACCCGAAACACAACCATACCGACCTCAAAACTACCCAACACACCCAACACACTCATACCAACCTCAAAACTACCCAAAACACATGCGATCATCTTCTACCCCCTGAAAAGACAAAGATTAcgaccccgtaaccaaacatacctgctcAAAAAGATGTGGGTAGCACTCTCTCATTGCTTCTTCTAGCTCCCAAGTAGTTTCttcaacattatgattagaccataacACCATTAGCAAGACggtttcaccattccttgtcATACGCACCTTACTGTCCAATATCTCCTTCGGCACCTCCGCATAAGTGAGACCTTCTTCCAGCTCAATATTCTCCACCTTAAGCATATGAGATGGATCACCCACATACTTTCGAAGTTgtgacacatgaaaaacattatgcACCCGATCAAGAGATGGTGGTAAGGTTAGCCGATAAGCTATTTCACCTACACGATCCAAAATTTCATATGTACCTATGAATTTCTTACTCAACTTCCCTCTCTTTCCAAACCTCATAATGCCGCGCATAAGTGATACTTTAAAGAGGACCTTGTCACCCACCTCAAACTCAATATCCCTGCGATGTAAATACGCAtcactcttttgtcgatcttgagttcctttcatcttttgccgaatcaagTGTACTTTTTtaaccatatcttgtaccatttGTTATCTTAAAACCACAGCTTTAGCGCTATCGTCCCAACACACTGGACTCCTACACTTCATCCCGTACAACGCCTCAAAAcatgccatcccaatactcgtgtgatagctgttgttgttaTGAAAACTAGATCAAATCAAATCTATcctcccaactaccaccaaactccatcgcacaagctcgcaacatgtcttctaaggtcttgatgttcctttcagtttgaccatctgtcgcaggataaaacttcgtactcatctttaaggtagtcctCATCAATTCCTAGAACTATTGTCAAAATCGTGATATAAATCTCGTATCTCTATCTGACACAATATCCTTTGGTACCTCGTGTAACCGTACCACATGCTTCCTGTACCCAAGAGCTAGTTGaatcttactccaagtatcttttcTTAGAATAAAATGTGCCGACTTTGTTAGACGATTGACAATCACCGAactcatgttattaccttgttgaGTTCTCGGTAActccacaatgaaatccatagaaatCGATTCCTATTTCCATTTCGGTAcatcaagtgactgaatcttaccttatggTCTCCATTGTTCCCCTTTGAACATTTGACAAGTCAAACACCTTAGCCACAAATTCAACTACCTCTTTCTTCATGCCGGGCCACCAAAACGTCATCTTCAATTCCTTATAGAGCTTTTCACCTCCCGGAtgtaccgaataaggagtgcaatgaacCTCCATCATAATCAACTTCTTCAACTCGGCATCATTAgacacacaccacctcccatcaaatcgGGTACTCCCATCTTAATGGATAGAAAACCTTGAAAATGTACCCTTCTCCACCCCGGtcttccactcttgaatcttaaGATCAAGTATCTGTTTTCTTTTGATGTCATCATAAAGTTCAGGCTCAATAGTCAATTCACCGATGACATCTCCCTTGTGAATCATATGAATCCTCATCTTAGTCATTTCATCTTTCAGCTTCATCAATGACATGGAGTGCATagcgaatgtacactctttctactcaaagcatctgcaaccataTTAGCCTTCCCTTTAGGTAtgtgatctccatatcatagtccCCAATTAGCTCCATCCACCTTCTCTGACGCATGTAAATTCATTTTGAGTGTAGAAGTACTTCAAACTCTTATAATctaaaaacaccttaaaggttgccccgtaCAGGTAATGCCTGCAAATATTTAGAGCAAATACAACCGtacccaactccaaatcatgagtaagatagttctcctcatacggcttcaactATCTTGAAGCATACGCAATGACCTTTCCATTTTTCATCAAGACACATCCCAAAACATTCTTCGAAACATTAGTGTAAACGTCGAAGTTCTCACTCCCCTCAGTCAAAGCTAGAACGGGAGCTGTAGTCAAACgcttctttaatgtttggaacgccgtctcaaaACTCTCATCCTAAtaaaatctggtctctttcctcatcaaagctgccATAAGTCTAACattcttggaaaaatctttcacgaacctcctatAATAACCAGCCAAACACAAGAAACTCTGAATTTCAGCAACAATTTTCGGTGCTTTCCAGTGtgacactgcctcaatcttgctaggatccacagctacaccctcatttgaaatcacatggcccagaaaggccaccttctctaaccagaactcacacttggacaacttagcatatagctgattatctcgcaaagtGTATAGTACTAACCTCAAATGCTCCccgtgctcttccttagtcttagaatagactaagatgtcatcaatgaaaaccaccacaaacctatccagaAACGGACTGAAGatccggttcataagatccatgaacaccgtcggtgcattagtcaacccgaaaggcatcaccacatactcatagtgaccataccgcgaTAAAAAAACCGTCTTAGGAATATCTTCATCCataatcctcaactggtgataacccgacctcagatcaatctttgaAACACCCCGGCTCCATTCAactggtcgaaaagatcatcaatccttggcaacgGATAACTGTTCTTCACGGTAACATGGTTTAGCTCTCTGTAttcgatgcacaacctcatacTACCGTCCTTCTTTTTCACGAATAGAACTGGTGGACCCCAAGGCGATACATTAGGTTGAATGTATCCTTATCCAATAACTTATTCAGCTGCTTCTTTAACGCTTTCAACTCTTTTAATCCCATACGGTAAGGAGCCTTAGATATAGGTCTCGTCCTTGTTTTAAGTTCAACGCGGAAATCAATGTCCCTCTTAGGAGGTAACCACAGTATCTNNNNNNNNNNNNNNNNNNNNNNNNNNNNNNNNNNNNNNNNNNNNNNNNNNNNNNNNNNNNNNNNNNNNNNNNNNNNNNNNNNNNNNNNNNNNNNNNNNNNNNNNNNNNNNNNNNNNNNNNNNNNNNNNNNNNNNNNNNNNNNNNNNNNNNNNNNNNNNNNNNNNNNNNNNNNNNNNNNNNNNNNNNNNNNNNNNNNNNNNNNNNNNNNNNNNNNNNNNNNNNNNNNNNNNNNNNNNNNNNNNNNNNNNNNNNNNNNNNNNNNNNNNNNNNNNNNNNNNNNNNNNNNNNNNNNNNNNNNNNNNNNNNNNNNNNNNNNNNNNNNNNNNNNNNNNNNNNNNNNNNNNNNNNNNNNNNNNNNNNNNNNNNNNNNNNNNNNNNNNNNNNNNNNNNNNNNNNNNNNNNNNNNNNNNNNNNNNNNNNNNNNNNNNNNNNNNNNNNNNNNNNNNNNNNNNNNNNNNNNNNNNNNNNN is a genomic window containing:
- the LOC141631356 gene encoding uncharacterized protein LOC141631356, with amino-acid sequence MVQDMVKKVHLIRQKMKGTQDRQKSDAYLHRRDIEFEVGDKVLFKVSLMRGIMRFGKRGKLSKKFIGTYEILDRVGEIAYRLTLPPSLDRVHNVFHVSQLRKYVGDPSHMLKVENIELEEGLTYAEVPKEILDSKVRMTRNGETVLLMVLWSNHNVEETTWELEEAMRECYPHLFEQWLLD